The segment ACCGGAGTACAACCTGTATGATCGCCAGGGCTATGAAAGCGGTCTGGAGCAAGTTGCAGTGGAACATGGCTTGGGCGTGATTAACTACTATTCACTGGCCAGTGGCTTCCTCAGCGGCAAATATCGTACCGCAGCAGATGCCAGCAAAAGTGCGCGTGGACAGGGCGTGGTCGCAAAATATCTTAATCCGCGCGGCTTGCGCATTCTTGATGCGCTGGACACCGTGGCCGATTCCCATGATGCGTCACCCACTCAGGTAGCCCTGGCATGGCAGATTGCCCGCCCGAGCATCACCGCGCCAATTGTCAGCGCGACCTCGTTAGCGCAGATTGATGATTTGGTGCAGGCAACGCAACTCAGGTTAGGTAAACAAGAGATTGAAGAACTGTCGCGCGCCAGTGCCGGTTAATTATCCTTTCGTCGCGGTGCGATTTATCGCGCCGCAACAATGGGTTGCTGATGTTAACCGGAGCGTAATTTTTTCCAGTCAAAAAATGCCATTCTCGTCAAAAGATATTCATTCATAGATCGCTGTCACAATTGCATTAATTAACTGTCACCTCAGGGAACTCTGAGCACATATTTGCAAAAATCACCCCACCCTCAGCACTATTCTCTGCTCGATCTTTCCAGTAACTCACAAAAGAATAACCATTATGAACAGAAAAGAAGCAGTGCAACGCATCCCGAGCCGTCTGGCCGCGGGAACGATTATGTTCGCTCTGCTGAGCGCATCTGCCGTGGCAGCAGATGCATTCAGCTACGATTCTCCCTATATGTTTGGTGACTGGGGCGGTTACCGAACGCAGCTTGAGAACGATGGCGTCAAATTTGACGTTAACTACACCATGGAAAGCGCCTCTAACCTTGGTGGCGGTTATGACAAAAACACCTCGATGCGCTACAGCGATCAGTGGGCGTTTGGTGTCAATCTCGATCTGGAAAAACTGCTGAACTGGCAGGATGCCGAATTCCAGATGACCATTACCGACCGTAATGGCCGCAACATCTCTGATCAGGTGGGCGATCCGCGAAGCGGCACGCTCTCTTCCGTTCAGGAAGTCTACGGTCGCGGTCAGACCTGGCGTTTAACCCAATTCTGGTTACGCCAGGGACTATTTAATGACGTGGTCGATATCAAAGCGGGTCGTGTCACCGTGGGTGAAGACTTCGATAACTTCGACAGCAAATTCCAGAACCTGGCGTTCGGCAGTGGCCAGGCCGGTAACTGGCGTGGCGACCGTTGGTACAACTGGCCGGTTTCACAATGGGGCGGTCGTATCAAAGTTAACATTACGCCGGAAGTGTTCTTCCAGGTGGGCTTCTATAACGACAACCCGAAAAACTACGATACCGGCAATGGCTTCCGCCTTGATATGAACAATTCACTCGGCAACATGGTGCCGGTGGAATTAGGCTGGAAACCGACCTTTGGCCCGGACAAACTGCCGGGTAACTACCGTATCGGTTACTACTATTCGTCAGTTGATGGCGATGTGTATGGCAGCTGGCGTAATGGCGCTTACCAGGATCAGGCGCATGCCTATGGTGGTTATGTCCTGTTGCAACAACAGCTGACGGCGCAGGGCGGCGATGCCAGCCGTGGTCTGGGCGTCACGGTTCAGGCGGTGATGAACGATCACAAAACCTCAAAAACCGACAACTATCAATCCATCAGCTTTACCTGGAAAGGACCGTTTGATGCGCGTCCTGCCGACGAAATTGGTATTGGTGCAGCACGTATCCACGTAAACAGCTCCTATACCACGGCATTACGTCAGCAAAATGCGGCGAATGGTGAAACGGACTACAACAGCCCGACCTATCTGCCGATTCAGGATGGTTCTGAATATAACTATGAAATCTATTACAACGCTCAGTTGACCAAATGGCTGCAACTGCGTCCAAACCTGCAATATGTTGTAGCGCCGGGGGCCGTGAGCGAAGTGAAAGATGCGTTTATCGGCGGTATTGCGGCGAATATCAATTTCTGATTAATCACTTACCAAAGAGGCGTCCTGTGGGACGCCTCCAATTCTGCGCGATAAATCGCGCCGCGACAGAAATTATGTTCGGTTAACCGAACATAATCTCGGCCCAACGGGCCAGGCCCGCGGTGACTGAGCCAAAATCATCGCCACTGGCAATGGGCGTATCCGGTAATGCCTGCTGTAACGCTGCACGCAGCACCGGTGAACGGGCGCTGCCGCCGGTCAGATAGATCACCTCCGGCTTGGTCTCACAGGTCGCCAGTGCCAGATGCACCTGTTCCAGAATGCGTTCCAGCGGTTGATTGATCGCCTCTTCCAGCTGTGCCGCGCTGGTTTCCGTTTGTAACTGCGCAGCAATAAATGCCAGCGAAGCGGAGGTAACCGGTTGATCGGAAAGCGCGATCTTGCTTTCTTCCGCCGCACGCACCAGCCGATAGCTCAGTTTCTGTTGCCATACCTTCAGCAGGTATGCGACCTGATCAGGATCCTGGGCATCACGTACCAGGTCGCGCAGAAGCTTGCCGCAGGCGGCAGAGTAAAACTCGCTTTGTGCCGGAACATCGTTGATCGCCACCGCGTTCCACCACGGCAGGGCGGGGAGGGCGATGCCTTTCTGCGTGTTACCGCCAAGACCGAGCAGCGGCATCAGGGTTTTGAACGCCAGCATAATATCCAGATCGTTTCCGCCCACGCGGCAACCGCTGTGCCCCAGCAAGCTGGCGCGACGATCGGCTTTATTGCGCCATTCCGGTCCCATCAACAGCATCGAGCAGTCGGTAGTACCGCCGCCGATATCGACCACCAACACCCGTGTCTCTTTGGTCAGTGTGGCTTCGAAATCTAAACCTGCGGCCACCGGTTCAAACTGAAATTCCACATCGCGGAAACCGGCGCGTTTAGCCGCACGCAGTAGAATCCCCTGCGCCTGCTCATTCGCTTCATCTCCGCCCAGACCCTGGAAGTTAATCGGACGGCCAATCACCGCCTGATCAATCGGCTGCTCGAGCTGGCTTTCACCCTGCTGGCGGATATGCAGCATCATGGCGCAGACTAAATCCTCAAACAGCGCGATCTGCTGTGGTTTCAGGCCGTTGGCCCCGAGAAAGGATTTGGGCGATTTAACAAACCACACCTCTTCCGGCTCAACCATATAGTTTTGCAACGCAGTAAGACCAAACTGGACGCTGCTGGCGGTCACATCGATGTCTTCTTCGCGGTTAAAACGCAACGCGCGTTGCAGCAACGCCTGACCTTCGCTATCGGGAGTCGGCACCTGATGGTGACGGTAAAGCCATTCGCTGATAGCTTCGCGGGTGGGCGCGCAAATCATGGAGGGAAGCAGGCGCTGGCCATTTTCCAGCGTCAGCAGCCGTGGTGTGCCCGCATCGCTGACTGCGATGGAACAGTTGGCGGTGCCATAATCGAATCCGATAAACATTATTGTCCCCCATGCCGGAAAAAAGGGGGCGACTTTAGCGCAGCTCGCGCGGGCAGGCAAGGCAGATTACATCTGTATTTCCTGATAAACATGATATTGCCCGCGTCCGGCGTGTTTGGCGCTGTAGCAGGCAACGTCGGCCTGGGACATCACCAGATTGCTGATGCAATTATGCTCGTCAATCTGCGTCATACCGGCGCTGGCACCGACTTGATAGATACTGTCCAGCCACATAAAACGATACTGATTGATCGCCGTCACCAGCCGTTGTACCACCTCGCGCACGTCATCGACCTCGCAGTCCGGCAACAGCAAGCCAAATTCGTCACCGCCGAGGCGGGCGAGGAAATCACTGCTGCGGATATGGTGTTGCATCAGCTCACTCAGCTCGCGCAACAGCGCATCTCCGGCAGCATGGCCCGCGGTATCATTCACCGCTTTAAATTTGTCGAGGTCGATAAATACCAGCACATGCTGATGCTGGTTGACTGCCGCATCACTCAGCAAGCGTTTAAACTGCCTTTCAAAGTTGAGACGATTGGGTAAACGCGTCAGCATATCGTGAGAAGCGCTATAACTCAGACGCTTCATCATCTTGCGTGATTCGCTGACGTCCTGAATGACCATCACTGCCCCAATACTCTCGCCAGTCAGTGTCTTCAGTGGGGTGATGCTGTAATGGACTTCGAATACGCCCCCGTCGGCGGTGTGCAACACCAGCTCTTCTTCCAGGTCTGGCGTGGTTTTTTCTGCCGGAAGCTGACACAACAGCAGATTGTGGATCCGCGCCCCGGCAGGGCCATGCGTGATGTTAAGCAACTCGGAGATTGCCATCCCTGCTGCGGCATCCTGCGTCCAGCCGGTCATCTTTTCTGCCACCGGATTCATAAAGGTGACCTGCATTTCATCGTTGGTGCTGATCACCGCTTCACCGATCGAATCCAGGGTAATCGCCATGCGTTCTTTTTCCTGGAATAAGGCATCGTTCAGTGTGCGCAGGTGGGTAATATCCTGGCTGATACCGAGCATACGTTCGATCTGCCCATCCTGGCTGAGGATACGGTTGGCTTCGGTACGCACATAACGAATCCCCTCCGATAATCCGATGCGGTATTCCATATGAAACGCACTGCGGCGTTCAATCGCCTGCTGCACCGTCAGCGCGACATATTCCTGTTCTGTCGGGTGCACCCGTTGTAACCACAGGTCATAGGTAGGGACTTCATGCGGTGCCAGCGCAAACAACTCATACATGCGTTTGTCCCACATCAGCTCACCGGTCACCAGGTTCCATTCCCACACGCCAATACCGCCCGCTTCATTGGCGAGGGTAATGCGTTCCATCAGGCGTCGATTTACTTGCTCACTCTGCTTAAGCTCAGAGATATCAACGATTTGTGAAATGAAATACAGCGGTTGCTGTTGGGCATCCCGCACCACTGAGACGGTCAGGCGCGCCCATACCGTTTCGCCATCTTTGCGGAAATAACGCTTTTCCAGGGTGTAAGTCATGATTTCACCCTCCAGCAGCCGCCTGAGTTGCTGTAAATCGTTGTTCAGATCGTCAGGGTGGGTGATTTGCTGAAAAGTGAGCTTACGCAACTCTTCCGCCGGAAAGCCCAGAGTTCGGCACAGCGATTGGTTGACCTGCAACCAGTTCCCCTGCGGGGAAACCAGCGCCATGCCGATCGCGGAATACTCCATAGCGTTACGGAAGCGGGTTTCGCTCTCAGCGATATGATTTTTTTCACGCTGGAATGCATCCATCACCAGCGCCATAACGTGGCTGGGGATGAGCACCAACAGGAAGGGCAGCCAGGTTCCAGCCTGACCCAGCATACGGTCATCGTGACCGAGATTGACCAGGTTGAATGCCAGCAGCAGCGAGATAAAACTGGAGTTGAGCAGGAACAGTAAAAAGGCTTCGAACTTGGGTAAGCGTATCGCACACCAAAACAGGATCACTACAATAAAGGTGAAGGGCCACGGCAGATAACGCAGGCTGAGGTAGCTGGCAAGCAGGGTAAAGGCCAGGGTGAGGATCGTTTCTATACTGCGATGGCGCGCAACCGGGTTTTCCTGCTTTCCTAACGGCCACAGCAGCAACACCGGGCCCAGCGCCAGCATACCAATGACTTCAGAAATCACCCAGGTGGAGAAAAACGGCAGCGAGGCGGTGCCACTGACGCTTAACAACCACAGTGCCAGCAAGCCGCCGACAAAAGGCGCGATAATACCGGCAGTGACCACATAACGGCCCCAGTCCAGCAGTGAGTCGAGGGGCGCGCGCCGATCGAGCAGCACACGCAGCATGATGCCGCCCATCAGCGCCTGTAACATGTTAAGCAGGGCAAATTTGAGGTTGCTGACCGCCGGGCCAATCACCAGGAGGTTGGCTAACGCAGTACCCAC is part of the Pantoea phytobeneficialis genome and harbors:
- the yegD gene encoding molecular chaperone; the encoded protein is MFIGFDYGTANCSIAVSDAGTPRLLTLENGQRLLPSMICAPTREAISEWLYRHHQVPTPDSEGQALLQRALRFNREEDIDVTASSVQFGLTALQNYMVEPEEVWFVKSPKSFLGANGLKPQQIALFEDLVCAMMLHIRQQGESQLEQPIDQAVIGRPINFQGLGGDEANEQAQGILLRAAKRAGFRDVEFQFEPVAAGLDFEATLTKETRVLVVDIGGGTTDCSMLLMGPEWRNKADRRASLLGHSGCRVGGNDLDIMLAFKTLMPLLGLGGNTQKGIALPALPWWNAVAINDVPAQSEFYSAACGKLLRDLVRDAQDPDQVAYLLKVWQQKLSYRLVRAAEESKIALSDQPVTSASLAFIAAQLQTETSAAQLEEAINQPLERILEQVHLALATCETKPEVIYLTGGSARSPVLRAALQQALPDTPIASGDDFGSVTAGLARWAEIMFG
- a CDS encoding carbohydrate porin, whose protein sequence is MNRKEAVQRIPSRLAAGTIMFALLSASAVAADAFSYDSPYMFGDWGGYRTQLENDGVKFDVNYTMESASNLGGGYDKNTSMRYSDQWAFGVNLDLEKLLNWQDAEFQMTITDRNGRNISDQVGDPRSGTLSSVQEVYGRGQTWRLTQFWLRQGLFNDVVDIKAGRVTVGEDFDNFDSKFQNLAFGSGQAGNWRGDRWYNWPVSQWGGRIKVNITPEVFFQVGFYNDNPKNYDTGNGFRLDMNNSLGNMVPVELGWKPTFGPDKLPGNYRIGYYYSSVDGDVYGSWRNGAYQDQAHAYGGYVLLQQQLTAQGGDASRGLGVTVQAVMNDHKTSKTDNYQSISFTWKGPFDARPADEIGIGAARIHVNSSYTTALRQQNAANGETDYNSPTYLPIQDGSEYNYEIYYNAQLTKWLQLRPNLQYVVAPGAVSEVKDAFIGGIAANINF
- a CDS encoding diguanylate cyclase, translating into MTLEILTSQDGSKKHWLNALYLGVVAFVLTLFCLELIIVSGRISPLWFSTALMTIVVFRAPVHRVPLLLLGCMVGTALANLLVIGPAVSNLKFALLNMLQALMGGIMLRVLLDRRAPLDSLLDWGRYVVTAGIIAPFVGGLLALWLLSVSGTASLPFFSTWVISEVIGMLALGPVLLLWPLGKQENPVARHRSIETILTLAFTLLASYLSLRYLPWPFTFIVVILFWCAIRLPKFEAFLLFLLNSSFISLLLAFNLVNLGHDDRMLGQAGTWLPFLLVLIPSHVMALVMDAFQREKNHIAESETRFRNAMEYSAIGMALVSPQGNWLQVNQSLCRTLGFPAEELRKLTFQQITHPDDLNNDLQQLRRLLEGEIMTYTLEKRYFRKDGETVWARLTVSVVRDAQQQPLYFISQIVDISELKQSEQVNRRLMERITLANEAGGIGVWEWNLVTGELMWDKRMYELFALAPHEVPTYDLWLQRVHPTEQEYVALTVQQAIERRSAFHMEYRIGLSEGIRYVRTEANRILSQDGQIERMLGISQDITHLRTLNDALFQEKERMAITLDSIGEAVISTNDEMQVTFMNPVAEKMTGWTQDAAAGMAISELLNITHGPAGARIHNLLLCQLPAEKTTPDLEEELVLHTADGGVFEVHYSITPLKTLTGESIGAVMVIQDVSESRKMMKRLSYSASHDMLTRLPNRLNFERQFKRLLSDAAVNQHQHVLVFIDLDKFKAVNDTAGHAAGDALLRELSELMQHHIRSSDFLARLGGDEFGLLLPDCEVDDVREVVQRLVTAINQYRFMWLDSIYQVGASAGMTQIDEHNCISNLVMSQADVACYSAKHAGRGQYHVYQEIQM